The genomic interval ATACCTGTCACCTCGGGTACTCGCACGCTCAAAGACGCCATGAACGAAGCCATGCGTGACTGGGTCACCAATGTCGATAGCACTTATTATGTCATTGGCACTGTCGCAGGTCCGCACCCATACCCCATGCTGGTACGTGACTTTCAAGCCATTATCGGCAAAGAAGCCAAACTACAACACTACCAAAAAACAGGCAAACTGCCCGATGCGTTGGTCGCTTGTGTCGGTGGCGGTAGTAATGCCATTGGACTGTTTTATGACTTTTTAAATGATAAAGACGTCAAAATGTATGGTATCGAAGCCGGCGGCGATGGGGTCGAGACAGGCCACCATGCTGCACCACTTACCGTCGGTCGAGTGGGGGTATTACACGGTAACCGCACGTATTTGATGGCGGATGATGATGGGCAGATTTTGGGCACCCATTCGATTTCAGCAGGGCTTGATTACCCTGGCGTGGGTCCTGAGCATAGTTTCTTAAAGGATATCGACCGTGTGCAGTATGTACCTTGTACCGATGAAGAAGCGATGGTGGGATTTCGTGAATGTACCCAAAAAGAAGGCATTATTCCTGCACTAGAAAGCTCGCACGCCATTGCGTATGCGTTAAAACTTGCCAAGACCATGAGCAAAGACCAGTCGATTATTGTCAATCTGTCGGGTCGTGGGGATAAGGATTTGCATACCGTCATGAAACGTGATGGTATTGAGATTTGATTGATAATCTGCTCAATTGGAATGGCTTAAATTCACTCGGTTTTACATTTATAGTTATGAGAGATACAGTTTAGTGAATTAATGGGGATGATGACAAATAATACTGAAATGCAACTGCCAACTAATAGCTACAAAATAATTTATTATTTGTACATGGCTTTTGCTTTTTACTTTCTAATCGGTGTTTATGCCAATTTTCACGAAGGTATTTGGGAGATTTTATACCAACTTAGTTTTAGTATGGTTTTTCTTTCAATAATGGCAGCTAGCTATTTTATATTTCAAAAAATGCGACAAGGGAATGATAGTGTTTTAGCCGATATTAGAAGTGGCATTCTGGTCATCATATTTTTAGCAATTATATTATTTCTTGGTTCATTTGAATTTAAACAGAGCTTTTATGCTGTTTTTGAGCCCACTAAAACAGCGATGGCTGATGAATACACAACCCAAATAAAAGACTATCGTGGGACGAAGCAGTATTATTTATTTTTTGATGATAAAGAAAATCCAAACTCTTGCGATAGTCATATACAAAAGTGCAAATATCAATATAAAGTGAGAATCAATAGTGGCACTTATCAAAAGATAAATAATAAACAGCAAATGGTAAAAGACAATCCTTTGAAAATATTCTATAAGCCGAAAGCTGAAATTTTAATGAAATGGGAAGCTATTTAAACTTCCCAATAAATTTACGCTAATATTAGGAAAACCTATGACCCGAATTGAAACCACCTTTAATACATTAAGAGAGCAAAACAAAAAAGCCCTAATCCCCTACATCATGGCAGGCGACCCAACCCCCGCCGTCACCGTCGAACTCATGCACGACCTTGTCAAACACGGGGCGGACATCATCGAAGTTGGCTTGCCATTTTCTGACCCCATGGCAGACGGTGAGACTATCGCGCTAGCAGGCGAGCGCGCGTTAGCAGGTGGCACCAGTACCCGCCAAGCGATTGAGATGGTAAAAGCGTTTCGTAAAACCAACACCACCACGCCAGTGCTAGTCATGGGCTATCTAAATCCGATTGAAATCATCGGTTATGACAAGTTTATCAGCCTTTGTCAAGATGCAGGGATTGACGGTGTTTTGATGGTCGATTTACCGCCACAAGAAGCGGGCGATTTTATCCAAAAACTCGCCAATTCCGCGATGAACGAAATCTTTTTACTTGCGCCAACCACCTTGCCAGAACGCCGTGAGCAAGTGTTAAAACATGGCGGTGGTTTCATCTATTATGTATCTGTCAAAGGCGTGACAGGCTCAAAAGCATTGGATGCCCAAGATGTGGGCGAGCACGTGCAAGCGATTAAAGCACAAACTGCTTTACCTGTGTGTGTTGGTTTTGGTATTCGTGATGGTGCATCGGCAAAAGCAGTCGGACAATATGCGGATGGTGTGATTGTCGGTAGTGAGCTGGTGAAGAACTTTGCTGATGTGGGCAACGATGAACAAAAAATCGCCCATGCCAAAAAAGCCATCTTAGATAAAATGGATGAGCTAAGACACGCGATTGATAGTCTTGAGTGATAGAGTGGTTTGAGGTATTTGAGGTTAATCATTTCATTTATTGCTAAAATCAGTTAGCATACGCATTATAAAATGAGTTTGTACTTGTACACTCAAACAACTACTATTCATTGGCACTCTTAAACTGCACTGTTAATAGGGACTTATTATGAGCACTGATATGAAGCCTCAACCGATGGGACAGACACTGGAAGAAACTTGGTTAAAACGCCCATTACCCACCATCAAGCCGCGTGCCAAGCAAATACTGACGGCGGTTGAGACCGAACCATCGACTCAATGTCCCAACTGTAATTCAATCATCACCAATACAGCGCTGATTTTTAATAATTACGTCTGCCCATCGTGTGATGAACATCTTAGCATGACCGCCCGCACGCGTCTGAACTGGTTTTTTGACCAAGTGGATGACGAGCTAGGGCAGCAGTACCAAGCAGGCAATCCATTACACTTTGTCGATAGCAAACCTTACCCAACACGGATGACCGAAGCGCAAGCCAAGACAGGCGAAACCGAAGCGCTTATCGTCATGAAAGGTAAACTCCAGCGGCTACCCGTGGTGGCTTGTGCGTTTGATTTTGCTTTTATGGGTGGCTCAATGGGTTCTGTGGTAGGCGATCGATTCGTGCTTGCTGCCGAGACGGCGCTCAAAGAACAAATCCCGCTGGTGTGTTTTGCCGCATCGGGTGGCGCCCGTATGCAAGAGGGCTTGTTATCACTCATGCAGATGGCGCGTACCGCCGCAGCGATTGAGAAACTCAAACACGCCAATATTCCTTATATTGTGGTATTGACCAATCCTGTGTATGGCGGTGTGACGGCATCACTTGCGATGTTAGGCGATATCCATTTGGCGGAGCCCAAAGCCATGATTGGTTTTGCCGGCAAACGGGTAATTGAACAAACCGTTCGCGAGGTGCTGGGCGAGCCCTTCCAGCGCGCTGAGTTTTTGGTAGAGCATGGTGTGGTCGATCAAGTCGTCCATCGTTTACAAATGAAAGAAACGATTCATCGCTTACTTAAGAAAATGACC from Moraxella osloensis carries:
- the accD gene encoding acetyl-CoA carboxylase, carboxyltransferase subunit beta, which gives rise to MSTDMKPQPMGQTLEETWLKRPLPTIKPRAKQILTAVETEPSTQCPNCNSIITNTALIFNNYVCPSCDEHLSMTARTRLNWFFDQVDDELGQQYQAGNPLHFVDSKPYPTRMTEAQAKTGETEALIVMKGKLQRLPVVACAFDFAFMGGSMGSVVGDRFVLAAETALKEQIPLVCFAASGGARMQEGLLSLMQMARTAAAIEKLKHANIPYIVVLTNPVYGGVTASLAMLGDIHLAEPKAMIGFAGKRVIEQTVREVLGEPFQRAEFLVEHGVVDQVVHRLQMKETIHRLLKKMTYFRQAH
- the trpA gene encoding tryptophan synthase subunit alpha; translation: MTRIETTFNTLREQNKKALIPYIMAGDPTPAVTVELMHDLVKHGADIIEVGLPFSDPMADGETIALAGERALAGGTSTRQAIEMVKAFRKTNTTTPVLVMGYLNPIEIIGYDKFISLCQDAGIDGVLMVDLPPQEAGDFIQKLANSAMNEIFLLAPTTLPERREQVLKHGGGFIYYVSVKGVTGSKALDAQDVGEHVQAIKAQTALPVCVGFGIRDGASAKAVGQYADGVIVGSELVKNFADVGNDEQKIAHAKKAILDKMDELRHAIDSLE
- the trpB gene encoding tryptophan synthase subunit beta, which encodes MNIQNPTEVKDFNQYPDASGHFGIHGGRFVSETLMAALEQLEHIYNTAKADPEFWKAFQDDLVNYVGRPTPLYHAKRLSDDIGGAQIYLKREDLNHTGAHKVNNTIGQALLAKMVGKKRIIAETGAGQHGVATATIAARLGLECVVYMGADDVERQAMNVYRMRLLGAAVIPVTSGTRTLKDAMNEAMRDWVTNVDSTYYVIGTVAGPHPYPMLVRDFQAIIGKEAKLQHYQKTGKLPDALVACVGGGSNAIGLFYDFLNDKDVKMYGIEAGGDGVETGHHAAPLTVGRVGVLHGNRTYLMADDDGQILGTHSISAGLDYPGVGPEHSFLKDIDRVQYVPCTDEEAMVGFRECTQKEGIIPALESSHAIAYALKLAKTMSKDQSIIVNLSGRGDKDLHTVMKRDGIEI